The Rahnella aquatilis CIP 78.65 = ATCC 33071 genomic sequence AAAGGGAATGACCATGAAAATTGGATTTATCGGCTTAGGGATTATGGGCGCGCCGATGGCGCAACATCTGGTGGATGCCGGACACAGCCTGCATTTTTCCACGCTCGGCAATGTACCAGCTTCACTGACCGATGCCGGTGCCAAAGCCTGTGCGACACCGGCAGAGGTAGCGTCGTATGCCGATGTCATCATCATTATGGTGCCGGATACGCCGGACGTGGCAACGGTGCTGTTTGGTGACAACGGCTGTGCCAGCGTGCCGCTGAAAGGCAAAACCATTGTCGATATGAGTTCCATCTCGCCGATCGACACCAAAACGTTTGCGCAGCGCGTGCAGCAACTGGGGGGTGAATATCTGGATGCGCCGGTTTCCGGCGGTGAGATCGGTGCGCAGCAGGGTACGCTGACCATTATGGTCGGCGGCAAAGAAGCCGTTTTCAATGACATCAAACCGTTGTTTGAGCTGATGGGCAAAAACATCACGCTGGTGGGCGATTGCGGAGCCGGGCAAACCTGCAAAGTGGCGAACCAGATCATTGTGGCGCTGAATATTGAAGCTGTCTCGGAAGCGCTGCTGTTTGCTTCCCGCGCCGGGGCTGACCCTGCCCGCGTACGTCAGGCGTTGATGGGCGGTTTCGCCTCCTCACGCATTCTGGAAGTGCACGGTGAGCGCATGATCAAACGGACGTTCGCGCCGGGCTTTAAAGTCGCCCTGCATCAGAAGGATCTCAACCTGGCGCTGCAAAGTGCCAAAGCCTTGTCGATCAGCCTGCCGAATACGGCGACCTGTCAGGAGTTATTCAATGTCTGTGCAGCAAACGGCGGATCGCAGTTAGATCATTCGTCATTAATTCAGTCGCTGGAAATGATGTCAAATCACAAAATTGGTTAATTAAATCAGGCTGGCATCAATGTCAGCCTTTTTTAATCCACAAGCACGTCCCTAACGTATTATGAGGAATTAAGGATGAATGAATCAGAATGCACTCAGCAAGAACGTTATTGTGAAAGAGGATACAGCAACGATCTTCTGCCAAAATTAAAAGAAAAAAGAAACTGGAAAGGATTTAATTATTTTACGCTGTGGATGGGTTCGGTACACAACGTGCCGAATTATATTGCCGTCGGCGGGTTTCTTATTCTCGGGTTGTCTACGTTCAGCGTGATGATGGCGATTATTATCAGCGCGCTGTTTATTGCGGCGGTGATGGTATTAAACGGGGCGGCAGGTTCGAAATACGGCGTACCTTTTGCGATGATCCTGCGCGGTTCTTACGGTATCCGCGGCGCATTATTTCCCGGCATTCTCAGAGGCTGTATCGCGGCGATTATGTGGTTCGGTTTGCAATGCTATGCCGGTTCACTGGCCTTCCTGATCCTGATTGGCAAAATCTGGCCGGAGTTTCTGACCCTCGGCGGTGATTTCAATCTGCTGGGTATTTCCATGCCGGGGCTGATCGCCTTTCTGATTTTCTGGGCAATCAACGTGATGATCGGTTTTGGCGGCGGCGGGGTGCTGAATAAATTCACCGCCATCCTTAATCCGTGCATTTATGTTGTTTTCGGCGGCATGGCGGTCTGGGCTATCTCGCTGGCCGGGCTGGAAAATATCCTTAACTATGTGCCTGCCAATGCTGAGCAATCGGGTAATCCGCTGTTCCTGTTTCTGGTGGTGATCAATGCCGTGGTCGCGGTGTGGGCCGCACCGGCGGTGAGTGCTTCGGACTTTACCCAGAATGCCAGCAGCTTTAAACAGCAGGCGTGGGGACAAACGCTGGGTCTTATCGTGGCTTACGTGTTGTTTGCCGTCGCCAGCGTCTGCATTCTGGCGGGGGCGAGCATTCACTATGGCGTTGATACCTGGAACGTGCTGGATATCGTACAGAAATGGGACAGCCTGTTCGCCTCGGTGTTTGCTGTGTTAGTGATCCTGATGACCACCATTTCGACCAACGCCACCGGTAACATTATCCCCGCCGGTTTCCAGATTGCCGCTATCGCACCGAAAAAGCTGACCTATAAAAAAGGCGTACTGATTGCCAGTCTGATAAGCGTTGTGATTTGCCCGTGGAAACTGATGGAGAATCAGGAAAGTATTTATCTGTTCCTCGATATTATCGGCGGGATGTTAGGGCCGGTCATTGGCGTGATGATGGCGCACTATTTTATTGTGGTACGCAGTGAGCTGGATCTGGATACGTTGTATACCGCACCGGGAAATTATAACTATTACCATCGAGGATTTAATACCGTGGCATTCGCCGTGACATTAATTGCCGTCGTCCTTTCACTGGGCGGAAAGTTTATTCCTGTGCTGGAGCCTTTATCACGGGTTTCCTGGTTTGTGGGCGTCATTGTGGCTTTCGTTTTGTATTCCATTTTTATGAAAAGGGAACCGTCACTTCAGCCGCAAAATGTGTGAGCCGGTAAACCGGCATGAAATAAACGAATAATAAATCCAATAATAAAATCTTATCTCTGTACTTTCATAAGGAAATATAACCATGTCATATGATCTGATCATTAAAAAAGGCACCGTTGTTCTGGAAAGTGAAGCCGTTATTACAGATATCGCGGTGAAGAATGGCAAAATTGTCGCCATCGGCGATGACCTGACTGGCGCAGAAAAAATACTCAGCGCTGAAGGGGTGATCGTTGCGCCGGGAATGGTGGATGCCCATACGCACATCTCCGAACCGGGCCGCAGTCACTGGGAAGGCTACGCCACTGGTACCCGTGCGGCGGCCAAAGGCGGGATCACCACCATGATCGAAATGCCGCTTAACCAGTTACCGGCCACGGTGGATCGCGCGTCCCTGCACATGAAATTCGATGCTGCTGAAGGCAAGCTGACCATCGATGCCGCGCAGTTTGGCGGGCTGGTGTCTTACAATCTCGACCGTCTGCACGAGCTGGATGAAGAAGGCGTGGTGGCCTACAAATGTTTCGTTGCTACCTGCGGCGACCGCAGCGTCAGTAACGATTTCCGTGACGTGAATGACTGGGAATATTTCAAAGGCCTGCAAATTCTGGCAAAACGCGATCAGTTAGTGGCGGTTCATGCGGAAAACGCGCTGATCTGTGACGAACTGGGCCGCGAAGCCAAAGACGCCGGACGGGTGACGGCACATGATTATGTTGCCTCACGCCCGGTTTTCACTGAAGTGGAAGCCATCCGCCGCGTGTTGTATCTGGCGAAAGTGGCGGACTGCCGTTTGCACGTCTGCCATATCTCCAGTCCGGAAGGTCTGGCGGAAGTGCTGCGTGCGCGTCACGAAGGCCAGCGCGTGACTTGTGAATCCTGCCCGCATTACTTCGTACTGGATACCGCACAGTTTGAAGAGATCGGCACGCTGGCAAAATGTTCGCCACCGATCCGCGACAAGAAAAATCAGGAAGGCATGTGGGAACACCTGCTGAAAGGTGACTTTGACTGTCTGGTCTCCGACCATTCGCCGTGCCCGCCGGATATGAAAGCCGGCAACGTCATGCAGGCCTGGGGCGGTATCGCCGGACTGCAAAACTGCGTCGATGTGATGTTCGACGAAGCCGTTCAGAAACGCGGTATGTCCTTGCCGATGTTCTCAAAGCTGATGTCTTCCAACGCGGCGGATATCTTCGGGCTGAAGCATAAAGGCCGTATCTCCATCGGCAAAGATGCCGATTTCGTGTTCATCAAACCGAACAGCAGCTATGTGCTGAAAGCGTCAGATCTGGAATATCGCCATAAAGTCAGTCCGTATGTTGGCCGCACCATCAATGCGCAGGTCGTGAAAACTATTCTGCGCGGCGAAACCATCTATGACATCCAGGACGGTTTCCAGGATAAGTGCATCGGTAAATTCGTACTGAAACACCTGCAGTAATCTCTGCATCTGCCCGCTGCGTAAACGGCGGGCTTTTTCTTTTTGAGGTCAGCCAGATTGTCATGATGTTATTTCCCAGAGTGCAATTCCTGCCGGGTATTCAGTGGTTCTTCTTCATTTTCTGCAACACGGTGGTTATCCCGCCGACGTTGCAGTCGGCGTTTCAGCTTTCCGATGCGGCCACGCTGTGCCTGATGCAATACTCTTTTATCGCCACCGGGCTGGCGTGCGTGGCGCAGGCGGCGCTCGGCCACGGCCGCGCCATTATGGAAGGGCCGACCGGATTGTGGTGGGGCGTGATCCTCACCGTGACGCTGGCGGAAGCCGCCCACGGGACGCCGCTGCCGGTGATCGGCGGCAGTCTGGCTGTGGGTATCGCACTTTCCGGTGTGATCACCGTGCTGATTGGCCTGAGCGGGCTGGGCCATCGTATCGCCGTGTTGTTTCGTCCGGCGGTGATGATGGTGTTTATGTTTTTACTCGGTGCCCAACTGCTGTCGTTGTTTATCAGGGGTATGCTGGGGCTGCCGTTTGGCGTACCGCAGGGACCGGTGAACATTGATTTTCCGGCATTCCTGCTGGCGCTCGCCGTGGCGGCGCTGGTGGTTGGTATTGTGGTCTGGCTGCCGTCACCGTGGAATAAATATGGTCTGCTGGCCGGAACGCTGACCGGCTGGGCGGCATATCGGATCATTTTTCCGCAGGCCGTCAGCCCGGGCACCGGCACAGACTGGCAGTGGTTTCCGCTGGGCGCGCCGCAGGGATTACGCGGCGGTATTATTCTGACGGCCACCCTGACCGGGTTGCTGAATATTTCGAATACTTTTGGCGCACTGCGCGGCACCCAGACTTTTTACCCGCAGCAAACCCCGCAATATCGCCGCAGTTTTGTGGTTTCCGGCCTGTTTACCCTGGGATCGGCTGTTCTGGGCATCGTGCCTTTTTCGCCGTTTGTCTCGTCGATTGGCCTGCTGACGCAAACCAATGACAACCGCAAAGCACCGTTTATTCTCGGCGCGCTGGTGGTGGTTGCCATTGGTCTGTTTACGCCGCTGACGGCGTTTTTCGCCCGCATTCCGTTGAGCATCAGCAGCGCCGTGTTGCTGGTGTCTTATCTGCCTCTGCTCAGTTCGTCGCTGTCATTTCTGCCCCACATCAGGCTCAGCAGCCGCAATGTTTACCGTCTGGCGATCCCGCTGTTTAGCGGTATTTTCCTGATGGGGCTGCCCGCCGGGTATTTGCAGGAGGTGCCGCTGTGGCTGCGTCCATTGCTGAGTAACGGGTTGCTGACCGGCGTGATGCTGGCGATCGTTCTGGAAAATTTATTGCCCTGGGACCGGGTTCATGCAAATAACGCCCCTCACTGAAACACAAAAACCGCCAGCAATGGCGGTTTTCTTATTACACTCACGAACTGTTAAAGTTCGACGTCGCGGTTACAGTCTTTCGAATAAATATAGCTCAGCGGCTCATCGCGCCCCACGGCATAACAGGCCTGCGGGCAATACGCACCCATAAAGATATAGTCGTTTTTCTTCACCGGGATCCAGTGGTTATCCAGGTTATACATGCCTTCACCGCTGAGGATCAGCGCACCATGCTCCTGAACGTGTGTTTCGACATAACCGTGGCAGGCACCCGGTGCAAACGTCAGGATATGGATGTTCATATCGAACCCCAGATTCGCTGGCAGCAGATCCTGCACAATCACGTCAGACATGCCTTCGTAATGGATTTTCTCCAGCTGATGCACGTTATTGCAAACCACATGCGGCTGGAAACCGGTGACCGGTGTATAGCGTTTTTTATAGAGGAATAACCGGCTGTTGCGGCTGCCGTTGGCATTCTCCAGCGTCATGCTCACCCCCGGCGGGCAGTAAAGATATCCGCCGCTTTCCAGCCGGTAATCCTGACCTTCGGCATTCGCAGTGATGTTACCGTCAATCACGTAGACGAAGGTTTCGATATGCGCGTCGCCGCCGAAGCCCGCCAGGTTCTTGCCCCCTTCCAGCATGTTGATCAGATAATCCACAAAGGTCGCGCCCAGTTTCGGCGTCGCCAGAATGGTGATTTCGCAGCGTTCAAAGCCGGGCAGGGTATTTTTCACCAGACCGTCGGGTTCAATCAGCGCGTAATTCCCGCGTTTGATGATGGAACGGTTAGACAATAAATCCTTGATATAGCCGGTGTTATGGTTGATGTAACCCATTGCAAACTCCCTTTAAGACAGATTAATAAGCCAGTTGATGCAGCATTTTCGCCAGCGTTTCCACGCCCGCAGCCAGATCGGCGATGGCGGTGTTTTCCGCCGGGTTGTGACTGATACCCGCAATGCTGGGAACGAACAGCAGGCAGGTCGGTACGCAGGCGGCGAAAATCTGCGCGTCGTGCCCGGCGCCGCTGTGCATCACGCGGTAACGGCTGTTTTGTTCGCGGCACAGGGCGTCGAGTTGCGCTACCAGTTGTTTGTCCATGGGCACCGGCGCTTCATCCATCCATAAATCAATGTCGATGCCGATGCCGCGTTCCTGGCAAATCCGCCGCATGGTGGCTTCCAGTTCGGTGGTAAATGCCAGCAGCGCCTGCTGATCGGTGTGGCGGCAGTCAATGCTGAAGACGGTTTTACCCGGCACGACATTGACGGTGCCCGGCACCGGCACCACTTTGCCGAACGTCAGCACCAGCGGATCGCCATGCGCTTCGGCGCTGTCGGTGGCGGCCACGCAAATCTGGCTGAAGGCCAGCAGGGTATCTTTGCGATAACTCATCGGCGTCGTGCCCGCATGATTGGCGGTGCCGGTCAGGGTCACGGTATAACGGCGCTGGCCGACAATGGCGTTCACCACGCCAAGTTGCTGCTGGTTGCGCTCCAGCACGCTGCCCTGTTCGAT encodes the following:
- the glxR gene encoding 2-hydroxy-3-oxopropionate reductase, whose protein sequence is MKIGFIGLGIMGAPMAQHLVDAGHSLHFSTLGNVPASLTDAGAKACATPAEVASYADVIIIMVPDTPDVATVLFGDNGCASVPLKGKTIVDMSSISPIDTKTFAQRVQQLGGEYLDAPVSGGEIGAQQGTLTIMVGGKEAVFNDIKPLFELMGKNITLVGDCGAGQTCKVANQIIVALNIEAVSEALLFASRAGADPARVRQALMGGFASSRILEVHGERMIKRTFAPGFKVALHQKDLNLALQSAKALSISLPNTATCQELFNVCAANGGSQLDHSSLIQSLEMMSNHKIG
- a CDS encoding allantoin transporter, producing MNESECTQQERYCERGYSNDLLPKLKEKRNWKGFNYFTLWMGSVHNVPNYIAVGGFLILGLSTFSVMMAIIISALFIAAVMVLNGAAGSKYGVPFAMILRGSYGIRGALFPGILRGCIAAIMWFGLQCYAGSLAFLILIGKIWPEFLTLGGDFNLLGISMPGLIAFLIFWAINVMIGFGGGGVLNKFTAILNPCIYVVFGGMAVWAISLAGLENILNYVPANAEQSGNPLFLFLVVINAVVAVWAAPAVSASDFTQNASSFKQQAWGQTLGLIVAYVLFAVASVCILAGASIHYGVDTWNVLDIVQKWDSLFASVFAVLVILMTTISTNATGNIIPAGFQIAAIAPKKLTYKKGVLIASLISVVICPWKLMENQESIYLFLDIIGGMLGPVIGVMMAHYFIVVRSELDLDTLYTAPGNYNYYHRGFNTVAFAVTLIAVVLSLGGKFIPVLEPLSRVSWFVGVIVAFVLYSIFMKREPSLQPQNV
- the allB gene encoding allantoinase AllB; amino-acid sequence: MSYDLIIKKGTVVLESEAVITDIAVKNGKIVAIGDDLTGAEKILSAEGVIVAPGMVDAHTHISEPGRSHWEGYATGTRAAAKGGITTMIEMPLNQLPATVDRASLHMKFDAAEGKLTIDAAQFGGLVSYNLDRLHELDEEGVVAYKCFVATCGDRSVSNDFRDVNDWEYFKGLQILAKRDQLVAVHAENALICDELGREAKDAGRVTAHDYVASRPVFTEVEAIRRVLYLAKVADCRLHVCHISSPEGLAEVLRARHEGQRVTCESCPHYFVLDTAQFEEIGTLAKCSPPIRDKKNQEGMWEHLLKGDFDCLVSDHSPCPPDMKAGNVMQAWGGIAGLQNCVDVMFDEAVQKRGMSLPMFSKLMSSNAADIFGLKHKGRISIGKDADFVFIKPNSSYVLKASDLEYRHKVSPYVGRTINAQVVKTILRGETIYDIQDGFQDKCIGKFVLKHLQ
- a CDS encoding uracil/xanthine transporter; the protein is MMLFPRVQFLPGIQWFFFIFCNTVVIPPTLQSAFQLSDAATLCLMQYSFIATGLACVAQAALGHGRAIMEGPTGLWWGVILTVTLAEAAHGTPLPVIGGSLAVGIALSGVITVLIGLSGLGHRIAVLFRPAVMMVFMFLLGAQLLSLFIRGMLGLPFGVPQGPVNIDFPAFLLALAVAALVVGIVVWLPSPWNKYGLLAGTLTGWAAYRIIFPQAVSPGTGTDWQWFPLGAPQGLRGGIILTATLTGLLNISNTFGALRGTQTFYPQQTPQYRRSFVVSGLFTLGSAVLGIVPFSPFVSSIGLLTQTNDNRKAPFILGALVVVAIGLFTPLTAFFARIPLSISSAVLLVSYLPLLSSSLSFLPHIRLSSRNVYRLAIPLFSGIFLMGLPAGYLQEVPLWLRPLLSNGLLTGVMLAIVLENLLPWDRVHANNAPH
- the allE gene encoding (S)-ureidoglycine aminohydrolase gives rise to the protein MGYINHNTGYIKDLLSNRSIIKRGNYALIEPDGLVKNTLPGFERCEITILATPKLGATFVDYLINMLEGGKNLAGFGGDAHIETFVYVIDGNITANAEGQDYRLESGGYLYCPPGVSMTLENANGSRNSRLFLYKKRYTPVTGFQPHVVCNNVHQLEKIHYEGMSDVIVQDLLPANLGFDMNIHILTFAPGACHGYVETHVQEHGALILSGEGMYNLDNHWIPVKKNDYIFMGAYCPQACYAVGRDEPLSYIYSKDCNRDVEL
- the allC gene encoding allantoate deiminase, whose protein sequence is MSPFYQEVESQLDWLSVFGADPEGGISRLLYSPEWLETQNQLKQRMEQAGFATRFDAVGNVYGRIEGSDRKDEVILSGSHIDTVVSGGHLDGQFGVLAAFIAMRYLKDTFGTPRRTLEVVSLAEEEGSRFPYVFWGSKNIVGQADPADVRDITDAQGVKFTDAMQQCGFTLSGSPLPARRDIKAFVELHIEQGSVLERNQQQLGVVNAIVGQRRYTVTLTGTANHAGTTPMSYRKDTLLAFSQICVAATDSAEAHGDPLVLTFGKVVPVPGTVNVVPGKTVFSIDCRHTDQQALLAFTTELEATMRRICQERGIGIDIDLWMDEAPVPMDKQLVAQLDALCREQNSRYRVMHSGAGHDAQIFAACVPTCLLFVPSIAGISHNPAENTAIADLAAGVETLAKMLHQLAY